From Streptomyces sp. HUAS MG91, the proteins below share one genomic window:
- a CDS encoding MinD/ParA family protein, protein MTSDRDQRNPDLGDGSIETELTGEFHLDFDAPSWYTNAGESGAQATPAPPSPGTPTTPPAGTPAPPPPAQSAAPAAPGFPSFGNAGATTGPGAEPGAGTSTGTGDAAEPAPAAPPAPPAPAAASADPAASSHRSGTVDPTGDLWGDDDDDDDTAAPPPAESGTDTGTGAPNSQAPQAPQAQQAQPTPQAPQAPQAQQPAPVAPAPEAPAPAPAAPQPQPQQQFPGQPTPPVPGAPMPPAAGYGYPQQQAPQPAPGAPLPPAEGYGYPQQQVPGQPTPPPATGGYGYPQPQQQAPQAAPMPPAEGGYGYPQPQPQPQQQVPGQQVPGQQTPGYPQPQPAPGQPMPPQAPGPYGQQPAPQQQPPAGYGYPQQPGQPQPPQQGQPQPGQAPFAPYGQQPQPPQQPYQQAAPQAAAPAPAPTPYPQPPVDPRAGWDPGAGQQRSAPGAPLGYNAQVELSSDRLLRQQPKRKNNNKGPSKFKLGAKAAEAERQRKLELIRTPVMSCYRIAVISLKGGVGKTTTTMSIGASLASERQDKILAIDANPDAGTLGRRVRRETGATIRDLVQNIPHLHSYMDIRRFTSQAPSGLEIIANDVDPAVSTSFNDADYRAALDVLGKQYPIILTDSGTGLLYSAMRGVLDLADQLVIISTPSVDGASSASTTLDWLSAHGYADLVQRSLTVISGVRETGKMIKVDDIVSHFETRCRGVVVVPFDEHLAAGAEVDLDMMRPKTREAYFEIAALIAEDFAQRSQTQMQAGGMYGAQPGMPPAGFPQQGYAPQPPAPQQQGYGYPQQQPQAPQQQPHQPPQQGGGLPSGWTQQQPPQ, encoded by the coding sequence GTGACCAGTGACCGGGACCAGCGGAACCCGGACCTCGGCGACGGATCGATCGAGACGGAACTGACTGGCGAGTTCCACCTCGACTTCGACGCGCCGTCCTGGTACACGAATGCGGGTGAATCGGGCGCCCAGGCGACGCCCGCACCTCCTTCTCCGGGCACGCCCACGACCCCTCCGGCCGGGACGCCCGCACCCCCGCCGCCCGCCCAGTCCGCGGCACCGGCCGCACCCGGCTTCCCGAGCTTCGGGAACGCGGGCGCGACGACGGGCCCCGGCGCGGAGCCGGGTGCCGGTACGAGTACGGGGACGGGGGACGCCGCGGAACCCGCACCCGCCGCGCCTCCGGCCCCGCCCGCTCCTGCCGCCGCCTCCGCCGATCCCGCCGCGTCGAGCCACCGGTCCGGCACCGTCGACCCCACGGGTGACCTGTGGGGCGACGACGACGATGACGACGACACGGCCGCCCCGCCGCCAGCGGAGTCCGGAACCGACACCGGCACCGGTGCGCCGAACTCGCAGGCCCCGCAGGCCCCGCAGGCGCAGCAGGCACAGCCGACCCCGCAGGCCCCGCAAGCACCTCAGGCCCAGCAGCCCGCCCCGGTGGCGCCCGCTCCCGAAGCACCCGCTCCCGCGCCCGCCGCACCGCAGCCCCAGCCCCAGCAGCAGTTCCCGGGCCAGCCGACGCCTCCGGTGCCGGGTGCGCCGATGCCGCCGGCCGCGGGGTACGGCTACCCGCAGCAGCAGGCCCCGCAGCCCGCTCCGGGCGCCCCGCTCCCGCCCGCCGAGGGCTACGGCTACCCGCAGCAGCAGGTGCCTGGCCAGCCCACGCCGCCGCCCGCGACCGGCGGTTACGGCTATCCCCAGCCCCAGCAGCAGGCCCCGCAGGCAGCTCCGATGCCGCCCGCCGAGGGCGGCTACGGCTACCCCCAGCCGCAACCCCAGCCCCAGCAGCAGGTTCCGGGCCAGCAGGTTCCTGGCCAGCAGACCCCGGGCTACCCGCAGCCCCAGCCCGCCCCCGGCCAGCCGATGCCCCCGCAGGCGCCGGGCCCGTACGGACAGCAGCCCGCGCCGCAGCAGCAGCCGCCCGCCGGTTACGGCTACCCGCAGCAGCCGGGCCAGCCCCAGCCCCCGCAGCAGGGTCAACCGCAGCCGGGCCAGGCCCCGTTCGCCCCGTACGGACAGCAGCCGCAGCCTCCGCAGCAGCCGTACCAGCAGGCCGCGCCGCAGGCCGCCGCTCCGGCGCCCGCCCCGACCCCGTACCCCCAGCCGCCCGTCGATCCGCGGGCGGGCTGGGACCCGGGCGCGGGCCAGCAGCGTTCGGCGCCGGGCGCGCCGCTCGGCTACAACGCGCAGGTCGAGCTGAGCTCCGACCGCCTCCTGCGCCAGCAGCCGAAGCGCAAGAACAACAACAAGGGCCCCAGCAAGTTCAAGCTGGGCGCCAAGGCGGCCGAGGCCGAGCGGCAGCGCAAGCTGGAACTGATCCGCACCCCGGTCATGTCCTGCTACCGCATTGCCGTGATCAGCCTCAAGGGCGGCGTCGGCAAGACGACCACGACGATGTCGATCGGCGCCTCGCTCGCCTCCGAACGGCAGGACAAGATCCTCGCGATCGACGCCAACCCGGACGCCGGCACCCTCGGCCGCCGCGTGCGCCGCGAGACCGGGGCGACCATCCGCGACCTGGTGCAGAACATCCCGCACCTGCATTCGTACATGGACATCCGCCGCTTCACCTCGCAGGCGCCCTCCGGCCTGGAGATCATCGCCAACGACGTGGACCCGGCGGTCTCGACGTCCTTCAACGACGCGGACTACCGCGCCGCGCTCGACGTGCTCGGCAAGCAGTACCCGATCATCCTGACCGACTCCGGTACGGGTCTGCTGTACTCCGCGATGCGCGGAGTCCTGGACCTGGCCGACCAGTTGGTCATCATCTCCACCCCGTCGGTCGACGGCGCGTCCAGCGCCAGCACCACCCTCGACTGGCTGTCGGCGCACGGGTACGCGGACCTCGTCCAGCGCTCCCTGACCGTCATCTCCGGGGTCCGCGAGACCGGCAAGATGATCAAGGTGGACGACATCGTCAGCCACTTCGAGACGCGCTGCCGCGGCGTGGTCGTCGTCCCCTTCGACGAGCACCTGGCGGCCGGCGCCGAGGTCGACCTCGACATGATGCGCCCGAAGACCCGCGAGGCGTACTTCGAGATCGCGGCACTGATCGCCGAGGACTTCGCGCAGCGCAGCCAGACCCAGATGCAGGCGGGCGGCATGTACGGCGCCCAGCCCGGCATGCCCCCCGCGGGCTTCCCCCAGCAGGGTTACGCGCCCCAGCCCCCGGCCCCCCAGCAGCAGGGCTACGGCTACCCGCAGCAGCAGCCCCAGGCCCCCCAGCAGCAGCCGCACCAGCCGCCGCAGCAGGGCGGCGGGCTCCCGTCGGGCTGGACGCAGCAGCAGCCGCCGCAGTAG
- a CDS encoding sporulation protein: MAFRKFLSSLGVGAPDVETTLHTSAVRPGDQLHCNVELRGGSVDIELQQIRIQLVARFEGREETESLWGNPGVLKSLVLGEHVALRAGDSVHGQVTMDVPWETPLTHVLGGRPLKGARVAVRTELSIENSVDPGDFDEIQVHALPAQDALLQAYANLGFRFDEAEVKKGTPKGGQNSQVDFWQEIEMWFPPEYRRPGGQVESVFFARHDSLDLVTGSLGPFTFPYDNIDVAGWTAWLDQHLRSSFQR; this comes from the coding sequence ATGGCATTTCGCAAGTTCCTCAGTTCGCTCGGGGTCGGTGCGCCCGATGTCGAGACCACGCTCCACACCAGTGCGGTGCGGCCGGGCGACCAGTTGCACTGCAATGTGGAGCTGCGGGGCGGCTCCGTGGACATCGAGCTCCAGCAGATCCGGATCCAGCTCGTCGCGCGGTTCGAGGGCCGGGAGGAGACCGAGTCGCTGTGGGGCAACCCGGGTGTCCTCAAGTCGCTGGTGCTCGGCGAGCACGTCGCGCTGCGCGCCGGGGACTCGGTACACGGGCAGGTCACCATGGACGTACCGTGGGAGACGCCGCTGACCCATGTGCTCGGCGGGCGGCCGCTCAAGGGGGCGCGGGTGGCCGTTCGTACGGAGCTGTCCATCGAGAACTCCGTCGATCCCGGTGACTTCGACGAGATCCAGGTACACGCGCTGCCCGCGCAGGACGCGCTGTTGCAGGCGTACGCGAATCTCGGTTTCCGGTTCGACGAGGCCGAGGTGAAGAAGGGGACGCCCAAGGGCGGGCAGAACTCGCAGGTCGACTTCTGGCAGGAGATCGAGATGTGGTTCCCGCCGGAGTACCGGCGGCCCGGCGGGCAGGTGGAGTCGGTCTTCTTCGCGCGCCACGATTCGCTCGACCTGGTGACAGGGTCGCTCGGGCCGTTCACCTTTCCCTACGACAACATCGACGTGGCCGGGTGGACCGCCTGGCTCGACCAGCATCTGCGGTCGTCGTTCCAGCGGTAA